The Budorcas taxicolor isolate Tak-1 chromosome 5, Takin1.1, whole genome shotgun sequence genome includes a window with the following:
- the SLC38A2 gene encoding sodium-coupled neutral amino acid symporter 2 isoform X1 translates to MQPRGLVRLQGQKEPSTTLSVRFLPLPNMKKAEMGRFNISPDEDSSSYSSNSDFNYSYPTKQAALKSHYADVDPENQNFLLESNLGKKKYETDFHPGTTSFGMSVFNLSNAIVGSGILGLSYAMANTGIALFIILLTFVSIFSLYSVHLLLKTANEGGSLLYEQLGHKAFGMVGKLTASGSITMQNIGAMSSYLFIVKYELPLVIQALMNIEDTNGLWYLNGDYLVLLVSLVLILPLSLLRNLGYLGYTSGLSLLCMMFFLIVVICKKFQIPCPAEIAFLVNETVNGSLTHPATFVPDVGFNRTESDSCQPRYFIFNSKTVYAVPILTFSFVCHPAILPIYEELKGRSRRRMMNVSKISFFAMFLMYLFAALFGYLTFYEHVESELLHTYSSIMETDILLLIVRLAVLVAVTLTVPVVIFPIRSSVTHLLCASKEFSWWRHSVITVSILVFTNLLVIFVPNIRDIFGFIGASAAAMLIFILPSAFYIKLVKKEPMKSVQKIGALFFLLSGIVVMTGSMALIVLDWVHNAPEGGH, encoded by the exons AT GCAGCCGCGCGGGCTCGTGCGTCTCCAAGGACAAAAGGAACCCAGCACTACTCTCAGCGTCCGATTCCTCCCGCTGCCcaacatgaagaaagctgaaatgGGAAGGTTCAATATTTCCCCAGATGAGGACAGCAGCAGCTATAGTTCCAACAGCGACTTCAACTACTCCTACCCCACCAAACAAGCTGCTCTGAAAAG ccATTATGCCGATGTAGATCCTGAAAACCAGAACTTTTTACTTGAGTCGAATTTGGGGAAGAAGAAGTATGAAACTGACTTT CATCCAGGTACTACTTCCTTTGGAATGTCAGTATTTAATCTGAGCAATGCGATTGTGGGCAGTGGAATCCTTGGGCTTTCTTATGCCATGGCTAATACTGGAATTGCTCTTTTTAT AATTCTGTTGACATTTGTGTCAATATTTTCCCTGTATTCTGTTCATCTCCTTTTGAAGACTGCCAATGAAGGAG GGTCTTTATTATATGAACAGCTGGGACATAAAGCATTTGGAATGGTTGGGAAGCTCACAGCATCTGGATCCATTACAATGCAGAACATTGGAG CTATGTCAAGCTACCTCTTCATAGTGAAATATGAGTTACCTTTGGTGATCCAGGCATTAATGAACATTGAAGATACAAATGG ATTGTGGTATCTGAATGGTGACTATTTGGTTCTGCTGGTATCACTGGTGCTCATTCTTCCCTTGTCACTGCTGAGGAATTTAG GATATTTGGGATACACCAGTGGCCTTTCCTTGCTGTGTATGATGTTCTTTCTGATTGTG gTGATTTGCAAGAAGTTTCAGATTCCTTGTCCTGCAGAAATTGCTTTTCTAGTTAATGAAACAGTAAACGGCAGCTTAACACACCCAGCAACTTTTGTACCTGATGTGGGTTTTAATAGGACTGAAAGTGATTCTTGCCAACCACGTTATTTTATCTTCAACTCAAAG ACTGTCTATGCTGTGCCAATTCTGACCTTTTCATTTGTCTGTCATCCTGCTATTCTTCCTATTTATGAAGAGCTTAAAGG CCGCAGCCGTAGAAGAATGATGAATGTGTCcaagatttccttttttgctATGTTTCTCATGTACCTGTTTGCTGCCCTCTTTGGATACCTGACGTTTTACG AACACGTTGAGTCAGAACTGCTTCATACCTACTCTTCTATCATGGAAACTGATATTCTGCTTCTCATTGTCCGTTTGGCTGTGTTGGTGGCTGTCACCCTAACAGTACCTGTCGTCATTTTCCCA ATCCGGAGTTCCGTAACTCATTTGCTGTGTGCATCAAAGGAGTTCAGTTGGTGGCGTCATAGTGTCATTACAGTGTCTATCTTGGTGTTTACCAATTTGCTTGTCATCTTTGTACCAAATATTAGGGATATCTTTGGTTTCATTG GTGCATCTGCAGCTGCTatgttgatttttattcttcCGTCTGCGTTCTATATCAAGTTAGTGAAGAAAGAACCTATGAAGTCTGTACAAAAGATTGGG GCTCTGTTCTTCCTGCTAAGTGGCATAGTGGTGATGACCGGAAGCATGGCCTTGATTGTGTTGGATTGGGTCCACAATGCCCCGGAAGGTGGCCATTAA
- the SLC38A2 gene encoding sodium-coupled neutral amino acid symporter 2 isoform X2 → MKKAEMGRFNISPDEDSSSYSSNSDFNYSYPTKQAALKSHYADVDPENQNFLLESNLGKKKYETDFHPGTTSFGMSVFNLSNAIVGSGILGLSYAMANTGIALFIILLTFVSIFSLYSVHLLLKTANEGGSLLYEQLGHKAFGMVGKLTASGSITMQNIGAMSSYLFIVKYELPLVIQALMNIEDTNGLWYLNGDYLVLLVSLVLILPLSLLRNLGYLGYTSGLSLLCMMFFLIVVICKKFQIPCPAEIAFLVNETVNGSLTHPATFVPDVGFNRTESDSCQPRYFIFNSKTVYAVPILTFSFVCHPAILPIYEELKGRSRRRMMNVSKISFFAMFLMYLFAALFGYLTFYEHVESELLHTYSSIMETDILLLIVRLAVLVAVTLTVPVVIFPIRSSVTHLLCASKEFSWWRHSVITVSILVFTNLLVIFVPNIRDIFGFIGASAAAMLIFILPSAFYIKLVKKEPMKSVQKIGALFFLLSGIVVMTGSMALIVLDWVHNAPEGGH, encoded by the exons atgaagaaagctgaaatgGGAAGGTTCAATATTTCCCCAGATGAGGACAGCAGCAGCTATAGTTCCAACAGCGACTTCAACTACTCCTACCCCACCAAACAAGCTGCTCTGAAAAG ccATTATGCCGATGTAGATCCTGAAAACCAGAACTTTTTACTTGAGTCGAATTTGGGGAAGAAGAAGTATGAAACTGACTTT CATCCAGGTACTACTTCCTTTGGAATGTCAGTATTTAATCTGAGCAATGCGATTGTGGGCAGTGGAATCCTTGGGCTTTCTTATGCCATGGCTAATACTGGAATTGCTCTTTTTAT AATTCTGTTGACATTTGTGTCAATATTTTCCCTGTATTCTGTTCATCTCCTTTTGAAGACTGCCAATGAAGGAG GGTCTTTATTATATGAACAGCTGGGACATAAAGCATTTGGAATGGTTGGGAAGCTCACAGCATCTGGATCCATTACAATGCAGAACATTGGAG CTATGTCAAGCTACCTCTTCATAGTGAAATATGAGTTACCTTTGGTGATCCAGGCATTAATGAACATTGAAGATACAAATGG ATTGTGGTATCTGAATGGTGACTATTTGGTTCTGCTGGTATCACTGGTGCTCATTCTTCCCTTGTCACTGCTGAGGAATTTAG GATATTTGGGATACACCAGTGGCCTTTCCTTGCTGTGTATGATGTTCTTTCTGATTGTG gTGATTTGCAAGAAGTTTCAGATTCCTTGTCCTGCAGAAATTGCTTTTCTAGTTAATGAAACAGTAAACGGCAGCTTAACACACCCAGCAACTTTTGTACCTGATGTGGGTTTTAATAGGACTGAAAGTGATTCTTGCCAACCACGTTATTTTATCTTCAACTCAAAG ACTGTCTATGCTGTGCCAATTCTGACCTTTTCATTTGTCTGTCATCCTGCTATTCTTCCTATTTATGAAGAGCTTAAAGG CCGCAGCCGTAGAAGAATGATGAATGTGTCcaagatttccttttttgctATGTTTCTCATGTACCTGTTTGCTGCCCTCTTTGGATACCTGACGTTTTACG AACACGTTGAGTCAGAACTGCTTCATACCTACTCTTCTATCATGGAAACTGATATTCTGCTTCTCATTGTCCGTTTGGCTGTGTTGGTGGCTGTCACCCTAACAGTACCTGTCGTCATTTTCCCA ATCCGGAGTTCCGTAACTCATTTGCTGTGTGCATCAAAGGAGTTCAGTTGGTGGCGTCATAGTGTCATTACAGTGTCTATCTTGGTGTTTACCAATTTGCTTGTCATCTTTGTACCAAATATTAGGGATATCTTTGGTTTCATTG GTGCATCTGCAGCTGCTatgttgatttttattcttcCGTCTGCGTTCTATATCAAGTTAGTGAAGAAAGAACCTATGAAGTCTGTACAAAAGATTGGG GCTCTGTTCTTCCTGCTAAGTGGCATAGTGGTGATGACCGGAAGCATGGCCTTGATTGTGTTGGATTGGGTCCACAATGCCCCGGAAGGTGGCCATTAA